The Parambassis ranga chromosome 19, fParRan2.1, whole genome shotgun sequence genome contains a region encoding:
- the LOC114452316 gene encoding S-adenosylmethionine synthase-like: protein MAELRRNGTVPWLRPDSKTQVTVHYAQENGAVIPKRVHTVVISVQHDEYVSLEEQKRILKEKVIKAVVPSRYLDENTVYHLQPSGRFVIGGPQGDAGVTGRKIIVDTYGGWGAHGGGAFSGKDYTKVDRSAAYAARWVAKSLVKAKLCRRVLVQVAYAIGVSHPLSISLFTYGSSHLTEKELLQIINKNFDLRPGVIVRDLDLKRPIYQKAACYGHFGRKEFPWEVPKNLNF, encoded by the exons ATGGCCGAGCTGAGACGAAACGGGACTGTCCCTTGGCTCCGGCCGGACTCCAAGACACAG GTGACAGTTCACTACGCCCAGGAAAACGGTGCTGTGATCCCAAAGAGAGTGCACACTGTGGTGATCTCTGTGCAGCATGATGAGTATGTGAGTCTGGAGGAGCAGAAAAGGATACTTAAGGAGAAGGTCATCAAGGCTGTGGTGCCTTCGAGGTACCTGGATGAGAACACCGTCTACCACCTGCAGCCCAGTGGGCGGTTTGTGATTGGTGGACCGCAG GGTGACGCAGGAGTAACAGGTAGGAAGATCATCGTTGACACGTATGGAGGCTGGGGGGCCCACGGTGGAGGAGCTTTCTCTGGAAAAGACTACACCAAGGTGGACCGTTCAGCTGCCTACGCTGCCCGCTGGGTGGCAAAGTCTCTGGTGAAGGCCAAACTGTGCAGGAGGGTGCTGGTGCAG gtGGCATACGCGATTGGAGTGTCCCACCCTCTGTCCATCTCTCTGTTCACTTATGGCTCCTCTCACTTGACTgaaaaggagctgctgcagatcATCAACAAAAACTTTGATCTTAGACCCGGAGTCATTGTCAG AGACCTAGACCTTAAGAGACCAATCTACCAGAAGGCAGCCTGCTACGGACACTTTGGCAGGAAGGAGTTTCCCTGGGAGGTCCCAAAGAACCTCAATTTCTAG